The Candidatus Dormiibacterota bacterium region ACCCACCGCGACGCCCCGGCGTTCTGGCTCTACACCTCGGGGACGACCGGCCAGCCCAAGGGGGCGATGCACCGCCACGCCGACATCCCCTTCACCGCCGAGACCTACGGCAGCCTGGTGCTCGGCATCCGCCCCGACGACCGCTGCTTCAGCATCGCCAAGCTGTTCTTCGCCTACGGGCTGGGCAACTCGCTCAGCTTCCCCTTCTCCGTCGGCGCCACGGTGATCCTCGAGCCCGGCCCGCCCAGCCCGGCATCGGTGGCGGCGCTGGTGGCCGCGGAGCGGCCGACGCTCTTCTTCGCCACTCCCACCTTCTACGCCGGGCTGCTCGCCGCCGACCTCCCCGAGGACACCTTCGCCTCGGTGCGCCAGGGCGTGTCCGCCGGTGAGGGGCTGCCCGCCCCGGTGCTCGAGCGCTTCCGGGAGCGCTTCGGCGTCGAGATCCTCGACGGGCTCGGGAGCACCGAGGCGCTCCATATCTTCCTCAGCAACCGTCCCGGCGCGGTGGTCCCGGGCAGCTCCGGCACCCCGGTGCCCGGCTACCAGGTGCGGCTGGTCGACGACGCCGGTGCGGAGGTCGACGGCGACGAGCCCGGCCACCTCATGGTGCGTGGCGAGTCGCTCGCCACCGGGTACTGGTGCCGCACCGCGGTGACCCGCCGGATCTTCTGCGGCGACTGGGCGCGCACCGGCGACATGTACGTGCGCGGCGAGGACGGCGTCTACCGGCACTGCGGGCGCTCCGACGACATGCTGAAGGTGGGCGGCATCTGGGTCTCGCCCGCCGAGGTCGAGGCGACGCTGGTCGCCCACGAGGACGTGGTCGAGGCCGCGGTGGTCGCCGAGAGCGACGCCGACGGCATCCAGCGCCCGGTCGCCCACGTGGTGGTGCGGCCCGGCCGATCGGTCTCGCCCGACGACCTGATCGAGTTCTGCCGGGCCCGCCTCGCCGCCTTCAAGCGACCCCGCCGCGTGGTCCTCTGCGAGCAGCTTCCCAAGACCGCGACCGGAAAGATCCAGCGATTCAAGCTACGGAGCCACGACCATGGGTGAGACCTTCCGCCGCGACCCCGACCTCCCCGGGCGCATGGGTGGGCGCTGGCGCGAGCCGGCGATGAAGCCGGTGGAGGTGGTGGGCGCCCGCCTCGACGGCGAGCCCCGCTGCACCGAGCACGCCCTCCAGGGCGCCACCGACCCGATGCACACGCTGGTCGGCGGCGGCCGCCTGGTGTGGATCACCGAGGACAGGGTCGACCCCGAGTCCCCGATCCAGTGCTCGGTCTGCGAGACGGTGCTGGGTGCCGGCTGACTGAGGGGAGGGTCACCGCCGCTCCCGCGACCGTCCGGTCGGATGCTGCGCCGACCGCCACGAACGACGCGATCGAAGCTGCTAGTTCCCTTGAGCAGGTGGTTCGGGGTACCATCGTGCTAGCGCCGTTCGCGGCGCTCCCAACGATGTGTTTCTCTCCCCAGTTGCGGGGGCCGGTGGCGGATTCCGTGCCGGCCCCTTCTTTTTTAACCAGGGAAGCGGATGCGCCGGCGTGGAGCGGGCGCCCCTGAAGTTGAGAAGATCCGACCGATGAGCCAGTCCCCTGCCACGACGCGTGTCTACCTGGTCCGCCACTGCGACGTCGAGAATCCGGACCGGGTGCTCTACGGGCACCTCGAGGGCTTCCGGCTCAGCGAGAAGGGGGTGCGCCAGGCCCACGCCCTCGGCGAGCGGCTGGCCGGGACCCCGGTGCGCCAGATCTATGCGAGCCCCCTCGAGCGGGCCCAGCAGACCGCCCGGATCATCGCCTCCCACCTCGACGGCGTCCCCGTCACCACCACCCCCGAGCTGGTCGAGGCCCGCTTCGGCCACTACCTCCAGGGGGTGCGGGCCAACCTGAACATCGTCTGGCGCAGGCCGCTCTGGGGGGTGCACATGCTCTGGCCGGGCCTCCTCCCCAACGACGAGACCGTCGCCGAGATGGCCGCGCGGGTGCGCGCTCCATTGCTCCGCCTGGTCCGAGACCACCCCGGTCAGGGCGGCATCTGCGTCAGCCACGGCGACCCCATCCAGGCCTTCTGGGTGGAGAGCGAACGCCGGCGCGCCTGGGCCCTCCATCGCCTCGAGTGCGCCAAGGGGGGGATGCTCGAGCTCGACTTCGAGGGCGAGCGGCTGGCGGGGAAGCGCTACCTCCCGCCCGAGGAGACCGGGGTCTCCGCCGGCGACTCGGCGGCGGCCGACGCCAGCCACGCGTAGTCGGACGCGGGGGTGGGCGGAGCCTCGGCCTGATCCCCGGCCCGGGGCCGGCCACCGCGACGGCGGCGCGCCCGGGCCTCGAGCAGGGGACGGAGATAGAGCTTGCTGAGCAGGCCCACCATCACCATCACGAAGGAGGCGTAGACCAGCGGCACCCCCTGGTCCCTCTTCACGTGGAAGAGGGAGTACTGGCGCAGCTCGGGGAAGGAGACGGTGAAGCAGGCCGAGGCCGGCCCGGCGGAGCAG contains the following coding sequences:
- a CDS encoding benzoate-CoA ligase family protein, coding for MTTASATTGSTVPATLPDRLNACEWLLDRRLAAGDGDRVAVRCRGRDHTYAELTAEAAAVAAALRHSGVRPEERVLLVMVDGPEMVAAFCGAMRMGAVPVPLSTMSTPADLGFLAADSRARLAVVSEPFLEGGRAMAAGGGGLADLVVCGGDPGPVTGAARVHRWDDWLAAGAGADGAPLATHRDAPAFWLYTSGTTGQPKGAMHRHADIPFTAETYGSLVLGIRPDDRCFSIAKLFFAYGLGNSLSFPFSVGATVILEPGPPSPASVAALVAAERPTLFFATPTFYAGLLAADLPEDTFASVRQGVSAGEGLPAPVLERFRERFGVEILDGLGSTEALHIFLSNRPGAVVPGSSGTPVPGYQVRLVDDAGAEVDGDEPGHLMVRGESLATGYWCRTAVTRRIFCGDWARTGDMYVRGEDGVYRHCGRSDDMLKVGGIWVSPAEVEATLVAHEDVVEAAVVAESDADGIQRPVAHVVVRPGRSVSPDDLIEFCRARLAAFKRPRRVVLCEQLPKTATGKIQRFKLRSHDHG
- a CDS encoding histidine phosphatase family protein, which translates into the protein MSQSPATTRVYLVRHCDVENPDRVLYGHLEGFRLSEKGVRQAHALGERLAGTPVRQIYASPLERAQQTARIIASHLDGVPVTTTPELVEARFGHYLQGVRANLNIVWRRPLWGVHMLWPGLLPNDETVAEMAARVRAPLLRLVRDHPGQGGICVSHGDPIQAFWVESERRRAWALHRLECAKGGMLELDFEGERLAGKRYLPPEETGVSAGDSAAADASHA